From Lucilia cuprina isolate Lc7/37 chromosome 4, ASM2204524v1, whole genome shotgun sequence:
CAGCAATGtttgtatgcatatgagcaatacttataccaagtATTGATTTGAAACGGCCGTCGAAAGCAGACAAAAAGTTCGtgtaattacaaatatatttaaagtaagaaaatgtttttttagaatatatctaaaaaataagtcaattttttcagatttttaatttatgtgctgtgagacacgttaatggcctggggaattttaaataactttaaaaatttccaaacaaTTTTTGCGTTTAATATCGTTCTGAAATGCTTATAATGTGCACATTGCGATTCCTTTACAATAATGTAATCTAAAATAcgctccaccagctacttttatattaatacttttctaattaatcaaatatttgtagaaataagttttcacatgttttattgaacattacaaacggcattttcgttatatttttatagcgcttagcgatatttagaaccgatcgtgaaaaaatcttaaaataatatttttgtatgcaaaactaatatttgtggcaaattttgtatcaatatctTTATtaggtaatgagtaatgtgcgtttaagagattttcttaaaaggattttgtatgggagctatgccaaattatgtatataaagataaaatttcaaaattctgtatctatatcattatttggtaatgaatattgtgaatttaagtgattttctggagcgGACATAGTATGAGacctatgaccaaatatggaccgatcgtaaaacaattttatagtgtaatttatgtatgtatggaaattttttaaataacatgtaTGTGtactaaaattgtatttaaaccaaatatttaatgGGTATCTCTCTTTGGCAATGAGTTATGtgtcttttaatgtttttctgaaaggaaccttgtatgggagctatgatcactTATGGACTGataggaaaaacatttcacagtATTATTTCtctgcatatgagcaatacttgcgacaaattgtatatggatatcttaatttagtaatgagttatgggcgtttaagatattttcggcagagaaccttgtatgggagctgtgaCCAATTAGCAATAGACAAAAATATGTACCTTGACTTACTGCAATGTACCGAAAATCATGGTATAAGGAAAGATTTTCGATTTTACCAAAACACAAGTCGGGCATTGTTCAAACttggaaatttaaatttccaattGTCCCAACTTAATGGCGCCGCACCGTTCACCTGATCTTAATgtgattgaaaattttgtgagCAATTTTAGATCATAATATTagaaaccaaaaaatatcaaataaaagcgATCCAAAATGGGCTTTAATGGAAGAGTGGTCGAGAATTTATCCCCAAACAATGAGGAAATTGGTGAAATCGATACCAAAGAGGTTTAAAGTCGTTAATGACCAAAGGGAAAATCATACTAAGGTCTAAAATgaggatattttaattttatttttaggaaaaagtaagctgtgattttttatttttaattatttttagtttttagattttatattttttatacatacttattaatataaataaataaagttcgatttttaagttttaacataAGCCTATGACTTTGCggtaatatttttatgataaatattttttagaaaaaataagcTGTGAAACACTGTATACCCTCTGTCACCACTAATGGTGGTGGATagtataaaaagtattaatgaggtatgtttttattactttcacTTTTATGCACtccagaaaaatatttatagtgtaattttttttttgcaaattatgtttttgttttaaaagtttaaaagttaagTTTTGAATTTCTTAATCAAAGCGACGTCATCGACACAtattgaatgctgtcaagcaactgaatgaaatatttatattttttgccctCTTGTTGTCATGTTTAcaatcgtgttgtgtacatgtgtTGTCGTCAAATAAAACGCATACGGCcatatctataaaatatattctatgtatatgtaaaaGCTTAAAGACTTTATTAACCGTTTGTATTTTTGCTGTCGATATTCCTTTGTGATTATATGAACAATATTTGATGGtggataaaaaaatgtttttatcaataaaggcagttaaaaaaagattttgcttcatttaactattaatacaatattttctaaaatttttaatttagctgTCGATATTCTTTTGTGAGTATATGACCAGTATTTGAAGGttgataaaaaatgtgtttatcaATAAAGAcaggtttaaaaaaaatattttgcttcaATTACATCTCAATAcaatatttactaaatttttttacacttcTGTATATAGTTGTTTATTTGCAACTTAAATATGATTACGACGATCTGACGAAGTTTCACGCACACCCAAGATGTAAGATGTAAAAATATGTGCGTTgatgtataaatacatatataggtGTGTTTGTAAGCAcgttttttaattcaaaaaatacaacatataACGTAAGCTGTTGGAAGTTTTGTTTCATAATACATAATCTGATCACCTTCGCTATTTCTTTCTCTTTGAGAGATACGATAATGTATCTACATATACTAAAACACATATGTGCATACATACTTATGGATATAGATGCATAAATAGTTTGAGCAATTTAAGGTGTGAATCACTCGATAATCATTACTCGTCGTAGAAACTGTAAAgggaatgattttttttgttataattagcACTCTGGCAATTCCAGTGTTCAGTGCACCTCATGGATATGAATACAAGAAACCGGCACCTGTAATAGAGAGATTCCCATCGATTGGAGCACTAAACGTTCCGACGTGTGAACATGCAACACAAACAATTGAGGATATGCAATTGTCCTTGATACAGTCGCAATCGCAAGGTAGGATTGTGAACCATAACACCGGCGTAAATCATCAACTTGAACCTGCTGCCAGCGTGTATAGTCCACAGTTGCATAATGAGGAGGGTGTATCAAAACAATTTCTCCCAAATATTAACTTACcttcaaatcaaatttttaatggaTATTCGCACAATCAAGGGAATATAGCAGCGAATGcgcaaattaataattatacacCAATAGCTCCTGGGCGTGTACATGCATTCAGCACCGGAAATGAGGAATATAAACATGATGGCGTATATGCAAATTCTGTTGGTCATACTAGTAACTTCGCAGCAACACCATCTACACAccataacatacaaaaaattccTAATGTTGGTGTTAATGCTTACACTGATTCCTTCACAAACTCCGCAGCTCATCAATCATTAAGCGGCAACAGCATTAAGCTAACAACGAATACAAACTTAAACTTTAATGGTGGTGTCCTAAATGGTCAACTAGGACAAGTTATACGTGAGACGTTTGTTAATGCTCCGTTAGATCCCTCTATTGAAAAGcatatttatgtacatgtaCCACCAGAAGATCTGGAACAGGATAACAACCTAAAATTTGTTAACCAGCAGCAAGTCTTCAGCCCACTTAAGaagcattataaaataattttcattaaagccCCATCTTATCCAAAGCCCAATTACAGTCAATTGGCAGCTGCAGTTGCTCCACAAACAGAggaaaaaactttagtttatgTATTAGTGAAAAAACCCGAACTTCCTTCCTTAGAACAAGTTCAACAGTCCACATACAAGTCCAGCAAGCCAGAAGTATACTTTATCAAATACAAAGCTCACAAAGATGGTGACGATAACGACACAATCAATAAAAAACCAATAGACAACCATTCCACAGAAAATGGAAATGAACTAATTGATATAAGGTCAGGAGGAGTAAGTAATTCTGTAAGTACATCTACCATTTATAGTTCATCACTTAACAAACCAAAGCATGAACTGTACGGAGTACCGCTGCAGTAGTTTCTTTAAATAGGTTTAAGTAGTTTTGttacagtctaaactatatttattttttgtaaacattattaGCATTTTAGCAAACTGTAACCTTATTATTAAGTAAATGCGTATACTTATAAGTAGTAAATAATCGATTTCGTAATcatcttatttatttatatttgtatttattattcaaTTCATTCCTCCATTCTTTTACTAcgatgtaataaaaaaaacaaaaactaagaaatgcctaataaataaatgaatacatatgtgtgtatatcaTACATGGGAATTTTTcattaagcattaaaatttcattaccatttatagaaaaaattgtaatgaaaaatattttaagtaccatttaatgaaaattatatttttttcattataactaAAGAATTCTCAAAAACgaatttaattagtat
This genomic window contains:
- the LOC111688650 gene encoding uncharacterized protein LOC111688650 — its product is MIFFVIISTLAIPVFSAPHGYEYKKPAPVIERFPSIGALNVPTCEHATQTIEDMQLSLIQSQSQGRIVNHNTGVNHQLEPAASVYSPQLHNEEGVSKQFLPNINLPSNQIFNGYSHNQGNIAANAQINNYTPIAPGRVHAFSTGNEEYKHDGVYANSVGHTSNFAATPSTHHNIQKIPNVGVNAYTDSFTNSAAHQSLSGNSIKLTTNTNLNFNGGVLNGQLGQVIRETFVNAPLDPSIEKHIYVHVPPEDLEQDNNLKFVNQQQVFSPLKKHYKIIFIKAPSYPKPNYSQLAAAVAPQTEEKTLVYVLVKKPELPSLEQVQQSTYKSSKPEVYFIKYKAHKDGDDNDTINKKPIDNHSTENGNELIDIRSGGVSNSVSTSTIYSSSLNKPKHELYGVPLQ